GGAGCATTTCCTTGCGTTATTTTATGCTTATTTTTATCCGATTTTTGCGCCAAGAATTCACTTAGTTCAAATTTACAAAATCCAACGAAAAACAGCTTGCACCCACCCCTTCGGCCCACTATGATTGTGGTTTATTTCATAACCATGAAGACCCATGCAAAAGACTAATTTTATTGAATTCATCCGCGAAACCGGCGTACTCAAACTGGGCGAATTCACGCTTAAATCTGGGCGTACCAGTCCGTACTTCTTTAATGCCGGCTTGTTTAATACTGGTGGTCAACTTGATCAACTTTCTCAGGCTTATGCGGCCACCATTGCCAACTCGGGCATTGAGTTTGATGTGTTATTTGGCCCAGCCTACAAAGGCATTCCGCTTGCAGCGACTACAAGCGTGGCTTTAGCGCGGGATCACAAACTAGACAAGCCGTATGCGTTTAACCGCAAAGAAGTCAAAGATCACGGCGAAGGCGGCCAAATTGTCGGTCACCCGCTTGAAGGGCGTATTTTGATTATTGATGATGTGATTACTGCCGGCACGGCGATTCGTGAGTCGATTGACCTGATTCACGACCACGGAGCACAACCCGCTGGCGTGGTGGTGGCATTAGATCGGATGGAACGCGGACAGGGTTCGTTATCGGCTATTCAAGAGGTGGAACAACAATATGGTTTGCCGGTAGTGAGCATTTTGAACTTAAATGATTTGATTGATTATTTAAGCACCCAAACTGATAACGCTGAAGCCTTAGAGGCCATGCGCTTATATCGTCAAACTTATGGCATAGAAGATGGCCGATAAACTCCGCGAGCTGCTTATTTGGCGTCACGCCAAATCAGACTGGTCGAATGAAGATATCAGCGACAAAGAACGGGCTTTATCTGAACGTGGTCGGCGTAATGCTAAAAAAATGGCCGATTGGTTGGCCGCACAAGATTTGTTGCCCGATGTGATTTTGTGTTCAACGGCCAAACGTGCGCAACAAACCTTAAATCGGCTTTGTAAAGACTGTGATGTTCAAGTATTCAACTTGGATTCACTTTATTTGGCAAATTTGTCTACTTTATTAGCTGAGCTGACGAAGATTGAAGGCAAGCGTATATTATTAATCGGCCACAACCCCGGTTTACAAAAGCTAATAGATTACCTGCGAGACCTGCCAGTTGAGCAATCTAGCCAAGTTAAGTTGCTACCGACCGCCGCTATCGCACAATTTATTATGCCGGCTGATTGGTCACAATTAGAACGTGGTGATGGCAAACTTGTCGGTATTACTCGTCCTAAAGATCTGCAAAACCAATCCAATTAATCCGATCACCAGGCCTGCATAATCAAAGCTAAACCGACTAAAACTGTCAATGTTTCAAATGCCCGCTTAACCAATTTATTGCCTTTTACAATGGCCAGGTGTGCGCCTAAATAACCACCCAACAACGATCCTAAAATCAGCGCAGGCAGCCAATCCCACTGAATTTCACTTAATAGGCCAAGCGTAATGGCTCCGCTACCATTCCAGAAAATACCCACCAGAATTAAAGTGTAAGTCACGGCGGTTTTGTAATCCAACCCAAACCAACGCACAAGCCATAAGGTTACAAACAAGCCGGTGCCAGAAGTTAATGAGCCATTTAAAGCCCCTATCGACATAATCACCAACCCGCCAATAACATAACCCAGAGTGGAGCGATTTTGTATCGCTTCAATTTGACCAAGTTGAGGTTTTAGCCAGGAATAGATGCCTAAACCCAGCGTCAAAATCCCCAAAGCTAATTGCGCTAACCGATCATCCACCTGCAAAATAAAACTCGCGCCCAGAGTCACGCCCGGCACACCAGTGATTAAAATGAACAAAGCAAAACGCCAATCCAAGGTCGACGTTCGCCAGTGGCGAGCCGTCGCCCCTAAACCTAAAAATACACTGGCGACTTTATGTGTGGCGAGCGCAACCCCAAACGGCAAGCCTAAAAACAATAAAGCGGGTAGCTGCAATAAGCCTGCCCCACCACCGGCTAGTGCTGACAGTAAGTTGGCCATTAATGAAATAATGAACAGTAGAATTTGATCAATCACATGAAAACTCTAGCAATAAAAAAAGCGAAGCTTAGGCTTCGCTTTTTGGATGATATCGCACGCAATGTAATATTTAACGCGCCGTAATCAGTGTGCCAACACCTTCATCGGTAAAGACTTCGAGCATCACCGCATGCGAGACTCGGCCATCGACAATATGCACGGCTTTCACACCACCTTGTACCGCATCCAATGCACATTGGATTTTCGGCAACATGCCACCATAAATAGTGCCATCGGCAATTAACTCATCCACCATTTTGGCATTTAAACCGGTCAACAATTCACCCTGTTTATTAAGCAGGCCTGGTGTATTAGTCAACAACATGAGTTTTTCGGCTTGCAAGGCCTCGGCCACTTTACCCGCCACCAAGTCGGCATTAATGTTGTAAGAATTACCTTCAGCATCCACCCCCACTGGGGCAATGACTGGGATAAAGTCGCCTTTAATTAACATGTCGATCACGCCTGTGTTAATGCGTTCGACTTCGCCAACATGACCGATATCAATAATTTCAGGCACATCCATGCCGGGGGTTTGCTTGGTCACTTTAAGCTTTTTGGCCATGATCATATTGCCATCTTTGCCCGTCAAGCCCACCGAATTGCCGCCGTGTTGGTGAATCAAGTTAACGATTTCTTTATTCACCAGACCGCCCAATACCATTTCCACGATATCCATGGTTTCGGTATCAGTAACACGCATACCTTGAATAAACTCCGACTCCTTACCTACACGCTTGAGCAGGTCGCCAATCTGAGGGCCTCCGCCATGCACCACTACCGGATTCATGCCAACCAGTTTCATTAGTACGATATCGCGCGCGAAACTCGCCATTAAATCGTCTTCGGTCATCGCGTTGCCGCCATATTTCACCACAATGGTTTTACCGGCAAAACGCTGGATGTAAGGCAAAGCTTCGGCCAGTACCGAGGCAATATGCTGGGCTTGGTCTTTGTTTAAATTCATTGTATTTTGCACTCTCATGGCTGTTGCGCCTGTCATTTCATAAAGGGAAATGGTATTTTACCCGCATCGTTAAAAAAATACAGGAATCTATCCATGCGTTTTATTGTTAGTTTATTTGTTTTACTGATGTTATCTGGCTGCGCCTTGACTCAAACTGGTTCGAATAGCTGGATAAAGTTTAATGATCAAACTCCGCCCCCTCAAGTATTGGCAGACGCGCTCGAAAAGCAGGGTTATATCACGAATGT
The Thiomicrospira pelophila DSM 1534 genome window above contains:
- the pyrE gene encoding orotate phosphoribosyltransferase; its protein translation is MQKTNFIEFIRETGVLKLGEFTLKSGRTSPYFFNAGLFNTGGQLDQLSQAYAATIANSGIEFDVLFGPAYKGIPLAATTSVALARDHKLDKPYAFNRKEVKDHGEGGQIVGHPLEGRILIIDDVITAGTAIRESIDLIHDHGAQPAGVVVALDRMERGQGSLSAIQEVEQQYGLPVVSILNLNDLIDYLSTQTDNAEALEAMRLYRQTYGIEDGR
- a CDS encoding SixA phosphatase family protein; this encodes MADKLRELLIWRHAKSDWSNEDISDKERALSERGRRNAKKMADWLAAQDLLPDVILCSTAKRAQQTLNRLCKDCDVQVFNLDSLYLANLSTLLAELTKIEGKRILLIGHNPGLQKLIDYLRDLPVEQSSQVKLLPTAAIAQFIMPADWSQLERGDGKLVGITRPKDLQNQSN
- a CDS encoding sulfite exporter TauE/SafE family protein — translated: MIDQILLFIISLMANLLSALAGGGAGLLQLPALLFLGLPFGVALATHKVASVFLGLGATARHWRTSTLDWRFALFILITGVPGVTLGASFILQVDDRLAQLALGILTLGLGIYSWLKPQLGQIEAIQNRSTLGYVIGGLVIMSIGALNGSLTSGTGLFVTLWLVRWFGLDYKTAVTYTLILVGIFWNGSGAITLGLLSEIQWDWLPALILGSLLGGYLGAHLAIVKGNKLVKRAFETLTVLVGLALIMQAW
- the argB gene encoding acetylglutamate kinase; this encodes MRVQNTMNLNKDQAQHIASVLAEALPYIQRFAGKTIVVKYGGNAMTEDDLMASFARDIVLMKLVGMNPVVVHGGGPQIGDLLKRVGKESEFIQGMRVTDTETMDIVEMVLGGLVNKEIVNLIHQHGGNSVGLTGKDGNMIMAKKLKVTKQTPGMDVPEIIDIGHVGEVERINTGVIDMLIKGDFIPVIAPVGVDAEGNSYNINADLVAGKVAEALQAEKLMLLTNTPGLLNKQGELLTGLNAKMVDELIADGTIYGGMLPKIQCALDAVQGGVKAVHIVDGRVSHAVMLEVFTDEGVGTLITAR